In the genome of Leeuwenhoekiella sp. MAR_2009_132, one region contains:
- a CDS encoding THC0290_0291 family protein, whose translation MNTKILFAVLFICLSMPFKSNAQFGFSNEVGIIAGPLLFQSDFGLRENVDTNLNNIGIGVGIVHYMNFAYRSDCNCYTRDKYFNDHFKLRTEADLHYSKFTHEGIESQKETPEGYDLRDHKGSSLVFELGMQIEYFPKSIRDFQAGGYKVAPYISLGAHYVGFNPSYSSIQDVEGATPEDIYFDDFLIGDGKLGGIDDSSGNTWALTGSVGIRYKIGELSDINLELRYHKYYSNWVDGLNPDEEFYPPNRYDDSIVWLNIGYIYYLNF comes from the coding sequence ATGAATACCAAAATCCTCTTTGCGGTATTATTCATCTGTTTGTCAATGCCTTTCAAAAGCAATGCTCAGTTTGGCTTCTCAAATGAAGTAGGAATAATCGCAGGCCCCTTACTTTTTCAATCTGATTTTGGTTTGCGCGAAAATGTAGATACAAATTTGAATAATATAGGGATTGGGGTTGGTATTGTTCATTATATGAACTTCGCTTATCGCTCTGATTGTAACTGCTATACACGGGATAAATACTTTAACGACCATTTTAAATTAAGAACGGAAGCAGATTTACACTACTCCAAGTTTACACACGAGGGTATTGAGTCTCAAAAAGAAACCCCCGAAGGTTACGACTTAAGAGATCACAAAGGGTCTTCTCTCGTTTTTGAATTAGGTATGCAGATTGAATATTTCCCTAAAAGTATTCGTGATTTTCAAGCAGGTGGCTATAAAGTAGCACCCTATATAAGTTTAGGAGCTCACTATGTAGGCTTTAACCCATCCTACTCTTCTATTCAGGATGTTGAAGGAGCAACGCCTGAAGATATCTATTTTGATGATTTTCTTATAGGTGATGGTAAATTAGGCGGTATTGACGATAGCTCTGGCAATACCTGGGCGCTCACAGGAAGCGTAGGTATCAGATACAAAATAGGCGAATTAAGCGATATAAACCTAGAGCTGCGCTATCACAAATATTACTCTAACTGGGTAGATGGCCTAAATCCTGATGAAGAGTTTTACCCGCCCAATAGATATGATGATTCTATAGTCTGGCTAAATATTGGGTATATCTACTATCTCAATTTCTAA
- a CDS encoding arsenate reductase family protein, whose protein sequence is MKKVYYLSTCDTCARILKEIALPSAFIKQDLKTDPISEEQLNELHNLTGSFEMLFNKRARLYRERGLNTQKLEEPDFEELILEHYTFLKRPVIVNNDKIFIGNSKKVVEEAKASIHS, encoded by the coding sequence TTGAAAAAAGTCTATTATTTATCTACCTGCGATACCTGCGCCCGCATTTTAAAAGAAATCGCACTGCCTTCAGCATTTATTAAGCAGGATTTAAAAACCGACCCCATATCTGAGGAGCAACTTAACGAATTGCATAATCTAACCGGAAGCTTTGAGATGCTCTTCAATAAGCGCGCACGACTCTACAGAGAACGTGGTTTAAATACACAAAAACTTGAGGAGCCTGATTTTGAAGAACTTATTTTAGAACACTATACCTTTCTAAAAAGACCGGTAATTGTAAACAATGACAAAATTTTTATAGGCAACAGTAAAAAAGTAGTAGAAGAAGCTAAAGCTTCAATACACTCATAA
- a CDS encoding DUF3298 and DUF4163 domain-containing protein has product MKKYFCFYVILSVVISCQKKESPLAFKNTIYNATTLETCKNGICPEIEINKLTAQGPDELSDSINNAIERILISNLIINPDESPEIKTLDKAIANFISSYRSYQDEFPETSAGYVFTSNSTTSYNGEELLSIIFDTYSFWGGAHGYGSTTYLNIDKQNGKSLSPENLINDLPAFLKLVEQKFRNQKEIPENESINSTGYFFENDSFILPANIGFTENEMILIYNPYEVASYAEGQIIIKIALSEVAPFIKPNL; this is encoded by the coding sequence TTGAAAAAATACTTCTGCTTTTACGTAATACTATCTGTTGTAATTAGCTGTCAAAAAAAGGAATCTCCGTTAGCTTTTAAAAATACCATTTACAATGCAACCACTCTAGAAACATGTAAAAATGGCATATGTCCTGAAATTGAAATTAATAAATTAACTGCTCAGGGTCCAGACGAATTATCTGATTCTATCAATAATGCTATAGAGCGCATTCTTATAAGCAATCTTATCATCAACCCAGACGAAAGCCCCGAAATAAAAACGCTAGATAAGGCCATCGCAAATTTTATTTCAAGTTACAGAAGTTATCAGGATGAGTTTCCCGAAACAAGTGCCGGCTATGTATTTACCAGCAACTCGACAACCAGCTACAATGGCGAAGAACTACTAAGTATCATTTTTGACACTTATAGTTTTTGGGGAGGAGCACACGGTTATGGAAGCACCACCTATCTAAATATTGATAAACAAAACGGAAAATCTCTTAGCCCGGAAAATCTAATTAATGATCTACCCGCTTTTCTAAAATTAGTGGAGCAAAAATTTAGAAATCAAAAAGAAATTCCTGAAAATGAAAGCATTAACAGTACTGGTTATTTCTTTGAAAATGATAGCTTTATTTTACCGGCTAATATAGGATTTACTGAAAACGAAATGATTTTAATTTACAACCCATATGAAGTAGCTTCCTATGCTGAAGGTCAAATAATAATTAAGATCGCGTTAAGCGAGGTTGCTCCGTTTATTAAACCAAACCTATAG
- a CDS encoding acyl-CoA thioesterase — translation MYTKQFEIRWSDIDANRHLANSAYINFMSHTRMAFLMENGFGHQEMAKYNIGPVVFYEHMYYFKEVFAGKPVTVSLQLKGIAEDGMYFEFLHNFYDHNGRNFASCEMMGAWIDLKERKLTALSEELIANLAKLEHTEDFKILTKEDTRRYGKKPQDLS, via the coding sequence ATGTACACTAAACAATTTGAAATACGCTGGAGTGATATTGATGCAAATAGACATCTGGCGAATAGCGCATATATAAATTTTATGAGTCATACACGAATGGCTTTCTTAATGGAAAATGGATTTGGTCATCAAGAAATGGCTAAGTATAACATAGGCCCGGTAGTATTTTATGAGCATATGTATTATTTTAAAGAAGTATTTGCAGGGAAGCCTGTGACGGTATCCCTACAGTTAAAGGGTATCGCAGAAGACGGGATGTATTTTGAATTCTTGCATAATTTTTACGATCATAATGGCCGAAATTTTGCAAGTTGCGAAATGATGGGTGCCTGGATTGATTTAAAAGAACGAAAACTTACGGCATTGTCCGAAGAGCTTATCGCTAATCTTGCTAAATTAGAACATACAGAAGATTTTAAAATTCTTACCAAAGAAGATACACGCAGATACGGCAAGAAACCCCAGGATTTAAGTTAA
- a CDS encoding DMT family transporter has translation MNKRVLALLAATGASTIYGINHTLAKGVMPNYIGAYGFILLRVVGAAALFWLASIFTKSEKIDSKDYWRLLGCAVFGMFINMLAFFKGLSLSTPINSSVIITLSPVILLVLSAIFLKEKISLIKILGIAIGMLGALVLVLFGASQQPNAPNIPLGNVLFFVNGATYAVYLILVKPITHKYSTITLMKWLFLGGVILNLPFTLNEFTAVNWLELPSNAIWIMIFVVAGTTFSTYFLNLYALKTLKASTVGAFIYLQPLIAVIFAVLVGADKITPIRAIAGLLIFAGVYLSTRTSKAAIS, from the coding sequence ATGAATAAACGCGTATTAGCGCTTCTCGCAGCAACCGGTGCCAGCACCATTTATGGTATAAATCATACATTAGCAAAAGGAGTCATGCCTAATTACATAGGAGCTTATGGCTTTATACTATTGCGCGTTGTAGGCGCAGCTGCTTTATTCTGGTTGGCGAGTATTTTTACAAAATCAGAAAAAATAGATTCTAAAGATTATTGGAGATTACTTGGTTGCGCTGTTTTTGGTATGTTTATTAATATGCTTGCATTTTTTAAGGGATTAAGCCTTTCTACTCCTATTAATAGTTCGGTTATTATTACACTTTCTCCAGTAATACTCTTAGTACTTTCTGCAATTTTTCTTAAAGAAAAAATAAGCCTTATTAAAATTTTAGGAATCGCTATAGGGATGCTTGGAGCACTGGTACTTGTACTATTTGGCGCATCGCAGCAACCTAATGCACCTAATATACCCTTAGGTAATGTGTTGTTTTTTGTAAATGGGGCAACATATGCAGTTTACCTTATTTTAGTCAAACCCATCACTCACAAGTACTCAACAATAACATTAATGAAATGGCTATTTCTTGGCGGTGTTATTCTTAACTTACCTTTTACGCTAAACGAATTTACCGCTGTAAACTGGTTAGAACTGCCATCAAATGCAATATGGATTATGATATTTGTAGTTGCCGGCACCACATTTTCTACCTATTTTCTCAACCTCTACGCCTTAAAAACTTTAAAAGCTTCTACTGTGGGAGCCTTTATCTATTTACAGCCTCTAATAGCTGTTATTTTTGCAGTTCTAGTAGGTGCAGATAAGATTACTCCCATACGCGCAATAGCAGGACTTTTAATATTTGCAGGTGTCTATTTATCTACCCGCACAAGTAAAGCCGCTATTTCTTAA
- a CDS encoding TonB-dependent receptor plug domain-containing protein, with protein sequence MRLPYISVFFLLSFCLVHAQKITVYDNLSQVPVEGAALYNATKTSTAVTNDKGIVDISLFTNSETIYISHVSHILKKTTKAALIASGNQVFLIDDENQLNEVVLSVSKFEQQARDITQKVIRLDAEDVELKNPQTAADFLSQSGQVFVQKSQLGGGSPMIRGFSTNRLLITVDGVRMNTAIFRSGNLQNVINIDPFTIDQTEVILGPGSVVYGSDAVGGVMNFYTKKPSFSFEEGTSFSGMALSRYATANNEKTGHLDINFGLKKWAFLSSISYSDFDDLRMGGHGPDDYLRPEYVKIIDGVDTVVDNKDPKIQTPTGFELLNLTQKVRFMPNSIWDFNLGLHYSTTSDYSRYDRLTRKRGDQLRSAEWYYGPQTWFLGNIQVDKKGNGDIYDDAKVTAAYQYFKESRNDRDFRKPTLYSTEEQVNAYSLGLDFTKKLSENRLFYGLEYVYNKVNSFGNQTNVETGERAATASRYPDNSSWQSLAAYLSGQFNLAEKLTLQTGLRYNHILINAAFDDTFYDFPFEKADVNFGNLTGSAGLNWQTSDMLDLKLNLGTAFRAPNIDDIGKIFDSEAGSVVVPNPNLKAEYAYNAEIGAALKVGESLRLDLTTYYTHLENALVRRDFNLEGVTVIDYQGEPSNVQAIQNAARAEVYGIEAGLEYLFAKNVKFTAHINITEGSQEEDDGSDAPLRHAAPLFGNTHLIYRLKKWKFDASAEYNGEIAYADLAPSQIANDYLYVLDAEGNPYSPKWYTLNLYSEYQVAQNWKATAALENITDQRYRPYSSGISAPGRNLILALKYSF encoded by the coding sequence ATGCGCTTACCTTATATTTCGGTATTTTTTTTACTAAGCTTTTGCCTTGTTCACGCTCAGAAAATTACAGTTTATGATAATTTGAGTCAGGTTCCGGTTGAAGGTGCGGCACTTTATAATGCGACAAAAACAAGCACTGCAGTAACAAATGATAAGGGCATCGTAGATATATCACTATTTACAAATTCTGAAACCATTTATATTTCTCACGTTTCACATATTCTTAAAAAAACAACTAAGGCGGCTCTGATTGCTTCGGGTAATCAAGTGTTTTTGATAGATGATGAGAACCAACTGAATGAAGTGGTGCTTTCGGTTTCAAAATTTGAACAACAAGCACGTGATATCACTCAAAAAGTTATTCGGCTTGATGCAGAAGATGTAGAACTTAAAAACCCGCAGACTGCTGCAGATTTTTTGAGTCAGAGTGGGCAGGTCTTTGTGCAGAAAAGTCAGTTGGGCGGTGGCAGCCCTATGATTAGAGGTTTTTCTACAAACCGTTTGTTGATTACCGTTGACGGTGTACGTATGAATACCGCCATATTTAGATCGGGAAATCTTCAGAATGTAATCAATATAGACCCATTTACTATAGATCAAACTGAAGTTATTCTAGGTCCCGGTTCTGTCGTTTATGGTAGTGATGCGGTAGGTGGTGTGATGAATTTTTATACAAAAAAGCCGTCATTTTCTTTTGAAGAAGGAACTTCTTTTTCCGGAATGGCCTTAAGTAGGTATGCAACCGCAAATAACGAAAAGACAGGACACCTTGATATTAATTTCGGTTTAAAAAAGTGGGCTTTTCTAAGTAGTATAAGTTATTCTGACTTTGACGACCTGCGTATGGGTGGGCATGGTCCCGATGATTATCTAAGACCAGAATACGTTAAAATTATAGATGGTGTTGATACTGTTGTAGATAATAAAGACCCTAAAATTCAGACTCCTACAGGATTTGAATTGCTTAACCTCACTCAGAAAGTGCGTTTTATGCCTAATAGTATTTGGGATTTTAATTTGGGTTTGCATTATAGCACCACTTCAGACTATTCTAGATACGATCGTTTAACACGTAAACGCGGTGATCAATTGCGTTCTGCTGAGTGGTATTACGGTCCGCAGACATGGTTTTTAGGAAATATTCAGGTAGATAAAAAGGGGAATGGTGATATTTATGATGACGCAAAAGTAACCGCGGCTTACCAATATTTTAAAGAAAGTAGAAACGACCGGGATTTTAGAAAACCTACACTATATTCAACCGAAGAGCAGGTAAATGCCTATTCCTTAGGACTAGACTTTACTAAAAAACTTTCTGAAAACAGGTTATTTTACGGTTTAGAATATGTGTACAACAAAGTAAATTCCTTCGGAAATCAAACCAATGTAGAAACTGGTGAGCGGGCTGCAACAGCCAGTAGATATCCTGATAATTCGAGTTGGCAATCTCTAGCTGCCTATTTAAGTGGCCAATTTAATCTTGCTGAAAAATTAACCCTTCAAACAGGCTTGCGCTACAATCATATTTTAATTAACGCTGCGTTTGACGATACTTTTTATGACTTCCCTTTTGAAAAAGCAGATGTAAACTTTGGAAACCTCACCGGTTCTGCAGGGTTAAACTGGCAGACTAGTGACATGCTCGATTTAAAATTAAATCTGGGGACGGCCTTTAGAGCACCTAACATAGACGATATAGGTAAAATATTTGATAGTGAGGCGGGTTCTGTTGTGGTGCCTAATCCTAATTTGAAAGCAGAGTACGCCTACAATGCAGAGATAGGTGCGGCACTTAAAGTTGGCGAATCACTCAGATTGGATTTAACAACTTATTACACACATTTAGAAAATGCATTAGTGCGTCGCGATTTTAATCTTGAAGGGGTAACTGTTATTGATTATCAGGGCGAGCCCAGCAATGTGCAGGCGATTCAAAATGCAGCACGTGCTGAGGTTTATGGTATCGAAGCCGGTTTAGAGTATTTATTTGCTAAAAATGTGAAGTTCACCGCTCATATCAATATTACAGAAGGTAGCCAGGAAGAAGATGATGGCAGCGATGCGCCCTTACGCCATGCGGCTCCATTATTTGGGAATACGCATTTAATTTACCGACTCAAAAAATGGAAGTTTGACGCCTCTGCAGAATACAATGGGGAGATTGCTTATGCAGATCTTGCACCTTCTCAAATTGCAAATGATTATTTATATGTACTTGATGCAGAGGGGAATCCGTACTCGCCCAAATGGTATACTTTAAATTTGTATAGTGAGTATCAAGTGGCACAAAACTGGAAAGCCACCGCAGCTTTAGAAAACATTACAGATCAGCGCTACCGACCTTATTCTTCGGGGATTTCTGCACCAGGTAGAAATTTGATTTTGGCGTTGAAGTATAGTTTTTAG
- a CDS encoding T9SS type A sorting domain-containing protein yields the protein MIKKILFILVFLFPLLCIKAQSYADFWTGYFSYNTIVSISEGDAEIYAASQNSVFSYALNSNAIKTFSTIEGLTGEAISTIHYSKSTGILFVGYFSGLVDLVKPDGSVSTLVAIRDKPAILPSEKKINDFYENGNTLYIATGFGISLFDLARLEFDDSYFIGDNGARIPILQTTIFENYIYAASPTGGLRRALATADNLIDFRNWETVDSRSWLGIQTLENSLFGITADQNLQQLAADSFNAVASFSTLPKQLKASDSDLIVTLNDEILLFNAQGSLISRIMSSSQYPDNFNAALTFEDQLYTGTQQNGLLISSKTTLEDAIRVIPDGPSRNDPFAIEAAPGELWVAYGDYSDAYNPYPLKQRGVSNLSEEGWLNIPFNELLGANNITNITFNPEDNSKVFMSSYNSGLLEFANKIPVQLYDETNSGLSDVPVNPTDVRINGAAFDREGNLWLTNSLVKNALAKKTGATIQGISVEDILPDFNQINGYTQLVTDRRGFVYFGSSNRGLLGYNPATNTFARLNAERSNLPSNAVLSLAIDANGSLWMGTSAGLRVLFNPSQMFENPEIQAREIIIEDNGIAVELLSEQVIRAIAVDGNNNKWIGTVSSGAFSFNANGQETLQEFNRRNSPLPSDNIQDITIDDASGEVFFATPLGLVSFRGNAVAPEETLDNARVYPNPVRPGFNGLVTVDGLTENANIKITDLNGNLVYEEVSEGGSIQWDTTAFGKYRVASGVYFILITGEDATETKIVKLMIIR from the coding sequence ATGATCAAAAAAATCCTTTTTATATTGGTTTTTTTATTCCCTTTACTGTGTATAAAGGCACAGAGTTATGCAGATTTCTGGACGGGTTATTTTTCTTACAATACTATTGTTTCTATTTCTGAGGGAGATGCTGAAATTTATGCGGCATCACAAAATTCTGTATTTAGTTACGCGCTTAATTCAAACGCAATTAAAACCTTTTCTACAATTGAAGGGTTAACAGGTGAAGCGATAAGTACCATACACTACAGTAAATCAACCGGAATTCTCTTTGTAGGCTATTTTTCAGGATTAGTTGATCTGGTAAAACCAGACGGCAGTGTTTCAACTTTAGTGGCAATACGTGATAAACCGGCAATTCTTCCGTCAGAAAAAAAGATAAATGATTTTTATGAAAACGGCAACACCCTTTACATTGCTACGGGTTTTGGTATTTCTCTTTTTGACCTTGCGAGATTAGAATTTGATGATTCGTACTTTATAGGTGATAATGGTGCGCGCATTCCTATTTTACAAACTACAATTTTTGAAAATTATATTTATGCAGCGTCACCTACAGGTGGTTTGCGAAGGGCTTTGGCAACTGCCGACAATCTTATTGATTTTAGAAACTGGGAGACCGTAGATTCCAGGAGTTGGCTGGGAATACAAACATTAGAAAATTCTCTTTTCGGTATAACAGCAGATCAAAATTTGCAACAATTAGCAGCAGATTCATTTAATGCAGTTGCATCTTTTTCAACACTACCAAAACAATTAAAAGCTTCTGATAGTGATTTGATTGTAACTCTTAATGACGAGATTCTATTATTCAATGCTCAGGGAAGTTTGATTTCTAGGATTATGTCGAGTTCTCAATATCCTGATAATTTTAATGCAGCTCTCACTTTTGAAGACCAACTGTATACCGGTACACAACAAAACGGACTATTAATTAGCTCTAAAACTACGCTTGAAGATGCGATTAGAGTCATTCCAGACGGGCCATCGCGCAATGATCCTTTTGCGATTGAAGCTGCCCCGGGAGAATTATGGGTTGCATACGGGGATTATAGTGATGCCTATAATCCGTATCCTTTAAAACAACGCGGAGTGAGCAATTTAAGCGAAGAGGGTTGGTTAAATATTCCGTTTAATGAGCTTTTAGGGGCAAATAACATTACAAATATCACTTTTAATCCAGAAGATAACAGTAAGGTGTTTATGAGCTCATACAATTCGGGACTATTAGAGTTTGCAAATAAAATACCTGTACAGCTTTACGATGAGACTAATAGTGGGCTAAGTGATGTACCTGTAAATCCTACAGATGTGCGTATTAATGGTGCAGCATTTGATCGAGAGGGTAATTTATGGCTTACAAATAGTCTTGTAAAAAACGCACTTGCTAAAAAAACGGGTGCTACTATTCAAGGAATTTCTGTAGAAGATATTTTACCAGATTTTAATCAAATTAACGGCTATACGCAATTAGTCACAGATCGAAGAGGCTTTGTATATTTTGGGTCATCAAACCGCGGATTATTAGGTTACAACCCTGCTACCAATACCTTTGCCCGTCTTAATGCAGAGCGCTCAAACTTACCTTCTAATGCGGTACTTTCTTTGGCGATTGATGCTAATGGTAGTTTATGGATGGGTACTTCAGCAGGTTTACGGGTATTATTTAATCCTTCTCAAATGTTTGAAAATCCCGAAATTCAAGCGCGGGAAATTATTATAGAAGACAATGGTATAGCGGTAGAGCTACTTAGTGAGCAGGTAATACGCGCTATTGCTGTTGACGGTAATAATAATAAATGGATTGGGACTGTATCTAGCGGTGCGTTTAGCTTTAATGCTAATGGTCAGGAAACCCTACAAGAATTTAACCGACGCAATTCACCCTTGCCTTCAGATAATATTCAGGATATTACCATTGATGATGCGTCTGGTGAGGTCTTTTTTGCAACTCCTTTAGGCTTAGTTTCTTTTAGAGGAAATGCGGTAGCTCCAGAAGAAACCTTAGACAATGCCCGGGTCTATCCCAATCCTGTTAGACCGGGATTTAATGGTTTAGTAACTGTAGATGGATTAACGGAAAATGCAAACATTAAAATCACAGATCTTAATGGTAATCTGGTGTATGAAGAGGTTTCTGAAGGAGGAAGTATACAATGGGATACAACCGCTTTTGGAAAATACAGAGTTGCCTCTGGTGTTTATTTTATTCTGATTACTGGAGAAGATGCCACGGAAACTAAAATCGTTAAACTCATGATTATACGCTAA
- the recO gene encoding DNA repair protein RecO: MLVTTRALVISALKYGEADLIVKCFTEEAGLKSYLLRSILKSKKGKLRTAMFQPATQLEIVAMHKDKGTLESIREAKVIQPYVSLHTDILKSSIVLFLSEMLRNVIQEEEENRPMYAYLEHAFMWLDLHTHTANFHLLFLLELTKYLGFYPDTSNIDLPNFNLESGNFERIETLYSISEENLDTLKSLLGTNFDALSGIKLNQKRRAAFVNMLLSYYELHLHSFKKPRSLAVLSTLFN, from the coding sequence ATGTTAGTAACCACACGTGCGTTAGTGATTTCGGCTTTAAAATATGGCGAGGCAGATTTAATTGTTAAATGTTTTACCGAAGAAGCGGGTCTTAAATCTTATTTGTTGCGTTCTATTTTAAAGTCAAAAAAGGGAAAGCTTCGTACGGCTATGTTTCAACCTGCAACGCAGCTTGAAATCGTTGCGATGCACAAAGATAAAGGTACTTTAGAAAGTATTCGTGAGGCAAAAGTTATACAACCCTATGTGAGCTTACATACAGATATTTTGAAGTCGAGTATTGTTCTTTTTCTTTCAGAAATGTTGCGTAATGTTATTCAGGAAGAAGAAGAGAATAGGCCGATGTATGCCTATTTAGAACATGCTTTTATGTGGCTCGATTTGCATACGCACACCGCTAATTTTCATTTATTATTTCTTCTGGAGCTCACTAAGTATTTGGGCTTTTATCCCGATACTTCAAATATAGATTTACCAAATTTTAATCTGGAGTCGGGTAATTTTGAGCGTATAGAAACTTTATACAGTATTTCCGAAGAAAATTTAGACACATTAAAAAGTCTTCTGGGTACAAATTTTGATGCATTATCTGGCATAAAATTGAACCAGAAACGCAGGGCGGCCTTTGTAAATATGCTTTTGAGCTATTATGAATTACATTTGCACAGCTTTAAAAAACCCCGGTCTCTGGCGGTTTTAAGCACGCTTTTTAACTAA
- a CDS encoding DinB family protein → MPFTLEYTLDISRKNREIFKGFLKTISLKDLNKIPAGFNNNIIWNIAHVIATQQVLVYILSGVKPRVSSEFIEMYRKGTKPERDISQEELVEICELLSITIDHTATDYVAGVFNEFKEYTVSTGSTLSNVDDALAFNNFHEGIHLGSVLALRHAIGLV, encoded by the coding sequence ATGCCCTTTACATTAGAGTATACACTCGATATAAGTCGTAAGAATCGCGAAATATTTAAAGGTTTTCTAAAGACAATATCGCTCAAAGATTTAAATAAAATACCTGCGGGCTTCAATAATAACATCATTTGGAATATTGCGCACGTTATCGCTACACAGCAGGTTTTGGTGTATATCCTTTCTGGTGTAAAGCCTCGTGTATCTTCAGAGTTTATAGAAATGTACCGCAAAGGAACTAAACCTGAACGCGATATTTCTCAGGAAGAATTAGTTGAGATATGTGAACTCTTAAGCATTACCATAGACCATACAGCTACAGATTATGTCGCTGGTGTATTTAATGAATTTAAAGAATATACGGTATCTACCGGAAGCACCTTAAGTAATGTAGACGATGCATTGGCTTTTAATAATTTTCATGAAGGCATTCATTTAGGCTCTGTACTGGCCTTACGCCATGCTATAGGTTTGGTTTAA
- the gdhA gene encoding NADP-specific glutamate dehydrogenase: MSDSIKKFVDSVEKANPNEPEFIQAVQEVAETVIPFIENNPKYQDKKLLERMVEPERAILFRVPWVDDKGETQINKGYRVEFNSAIGPYKGGLRFHPSVNLSILKFLGFEQVFKNSLTSLPMGGGKGGSDFNPRGKSDAEVMRFCQSFMTELYRHIGPNTDVPAGDIGVGGREIGYMFGQYKRIRNEFTGILTGKGLSYGGSKIRPEATGYGNVYFTKYMLNNIGEKLAGKTVVISGSGNVAQYAAEKATQLDAKVITMSDSDGFIYDAAGIDKHKLAYIMEIKNERRGRIKEYIDKYPDAEFHEGKTPWGVKCDIALPCATQNELDKKDAELLVKNGVMSVGEGANMPCTPEAVEVFVKAKILFSPGKASNAGGVATSGLEMSQNSIRYNWSAEEVDQKLHEIMYDIHKACVEYGTQEDGFVDYVKGANIAGFVKVADAMLAQGIV, translated from the coding sequence ATGTCAGATAGCATTAAGAAGTTCGTTGACTCTGTAGAAAAGGCAAATCCTAATGAACCAGAATTTATTCAAGCGGTTCAGGAAGTTGCAGAAACTGTAATACCTTTTATAGAGAATAACCCAAAATATCAAGATAAAAAATTGTTAGAGCGCATGGTAGAACCAGAGCGTGCAATTTTATTTAGAGTACCCTGGGTAGATGATAAAGGAGAAACGCAAATAAATAAAGGGTATCGTGTAGAATTTAATTCGGCTATAGGTCCTTATAAAGGTGGTCTTCGTTTTCATCCTTCAGTAAATTTAAGTATTCTTAAGTTTTTAGGTTTTGAGCAGGTTTTTAAAAACAGCCTTACTTCCCTACCTATGGGTGGTGGTAAAGGCGGTTCAGACTTTAATCCCAGAGGTAAGAGTGATGCTGAGGTTATGCGTTTTTGCCAGAGTTTTATGACAGAATTATACCGTCATATAGGTCCTAATACAGATGTTCCTGCCGGTGATATAGGTGTGGGAGGTCGTGAAATAGGTTATATGTTTGGTCAATACAAACGTATACGTAATGAATTTACAGGTATTCTTACCGGTAAGGGGCTTTCCTACGGAGGTTCTAAAATACGTCCTGAAGCTACAGGTTATGGAAATGTATATTTTACTAAATATATGTTGAATAATATAGGGGAGAAGCTTGCCGGTAAAACGGTAGTCATTTCCGGTTCTGGAAATGTTGCTCAATATGCAGCAGAAAAGGCAACGCAGCTTGATGCAAAAGTTATTACCATGTCAGATTCTGACGGTTTTATTTACGATGCAGCCGGTATAGATAAGCACAAGCTTGCTTACATAATGGAAATTAAAAATGAGCGTCGCGGCCGTATTAAGGAGTATATAGATAAATATCCTGATGCAGAATTTCATGAAGGTAAAACACCTTGGGGTGTCAAATGTGATATTGCGCTTCCGTGTGCAACTCAAAATGAGTTAGACAAAAAAGACGCAGAATTACTGGTTAAAAATGGAGTAATGAGCGTAGGTGAAGGGGCGAATATGCCTTGTACACCAGAAGCTGTTGAGGTTTTTGTAAAAGCTAAAATCTTATTCTCACCAGGTAAAGCTTCTAATGCAGGTGGTGTTGCTACATCAGGGTTAGAAATGTCTCAAAACAGTATCAGATACAACTGGTCTGCAGAAGAAGTAGATCAAAAACTTCACGAGATTATGTACGATATTCATAAAGCCTGTGTAGAATATGGTACTCAAGAAGATGGTTTTGTAGATTATGTAAAAGGTGCAAACATAGCAGGCTTTGTAAAAGTGGCAGATGCTATGCTGGCGCAGGGAATTGTATAA